The following proteins are co-located in the Flavobacterium sp. CECT 9288 genome:
- a CDS encoding Lrp/AsnC family transcriptional regulator, which yields MVDTLDLKIIECLKQNARYSFVEIGKQVELSPSAVRERIQKLEDLEVIKGYRVRLDYTKLGFGLEVFIMFKLYSGKLTVFCENLDQFPEIFEIHRITGTHNIFMKVILNNQLHLQKYIDRLLVYGEPTTHLILSNLKDDI from the coding sequence ATGGTTGATACATTAGATTTAAAAATTATTGAATGTCTAAAACAAAATGCCCGATATTCATTTGTAGAAATTGGCAAGCAAGTAGAACTTTCGCCATCTGCAGTTAGAGAACGCATTCAAAAACTAGAAGACTTAGAAGTTATCAAAGGATATCGAGTAAGATTAGACTATACAAAACTAGGATTCGGACTTGAGGTTTTCATTATGTTTAAATTGTACAGTGGTAAATTGACTGTTTTTTGTGAAAATTTAGATCAATTTCCTGAGATTTTTGAAATTCACCGAATTACAGGTACTCATAATATTTTTATGAAAGTAATTCTAAATAATCAATTGCATTTACAAAAATATATTGATCGATTATTAGTTTACGGTGAACCAACAACTCATTTAATATTGTCTAATCTAAAAGATGATATTTAG
- a CDS encoding sulfite exporter TauE/SafE family protein has product MDTMMILLSLGIFTGFFVQTITGFAGALIALPFLLFAMPLPDAVGYLSIFYMISTPINVYKEWHNINLDLLKKLAVSSFFGLLVGIIVLAYGQPIILKKALGIFIILFVLNSLRSAKEIKFFSKMKFLFGFLGGFFSGLFSTGGPLYLIIVKNETSDVKIMRATMFGVLGLITLFRIPVLAFEGILTWQQLYNSLYVLPFFILALVLGKKVYLFLNDTILKKIMLSLLFVSGFVLLLKK; this is encoded by the coding sequence ATGGATACGATGATGATTTTACTTTCACTAGGAATTTTTACAGGTTTTTTTGTTCAAACAATTACTGGATTTGCTGGCGCTCTAATTGCATTACCTTTTTTATTATTTGCCATGCCATTGCCAGACGCTGTTGGATATTTATCTATTTTTTACATGATTTCTACTCCTATTAATGTTTATAAAGAGTGGCACAACATAAATTTAGATTTATTAAAAAAATTAGCTGTTTCCTCTTTTTTTGGTTTGCTTGTAGGCATTATTGTTTTAGCCTACGGACAACCGATAATATTAAAAAAAGCTTTAGGAATTTTCATTATTTTGTTTGTCTTAAATAGTTTGCGTAGTGCTAAAGAAATCAAATTTTTTTCTAAAATGAAGTTTCTATTTGGTTTTTTAGGAGGTTTTTTTTCAGGACTTTTCTCAACTGGTGGGCCATTATACTTGATCATTGTTAAAAATGAAACTTCGGATGTGAAGATTATGAGAGCAACCATGTTTGGGGTTCTTGGTTTAATTACGTTATTTAGAATTCCTGTTCTTGCTTTTGAAGGAATATTAACGTGGCAACAACTGTACAACTCTCTTTATGTGTTGCCTTTTTTCATTTTGGCTTTAGTATTGGGAAAAAAGGTATATCTTTTTTTGAATGATACTATATTAAAAAAAATCATGCTTTCGCTCTTATTTGTATCTGGATTTGTTTTGCTTTTAAAAAAATAA
- a CDS encoding DUF2911 domain-containing protein — protein sequence MKSIIKTGLAMVALLVVNVMGAQSKPTSSKETITGKIKDATITVDYGSPSMNGRKIWGELVPFDKIWRAGANDATTFETDKDITVQGSKLPAGKYSFFIIPNEKECTIIFNKVAKQWGAYKYKQEDDQLRVVVKTQVVRPITEKLTYQINENILSLKWDHWYIPIQIK from the coding sequence ATGAAATCAATTATCAAGACTGGTTTGGCAATGGTTGCATTACTAGTAGTAAATGTAATGGGAGCTCAAAGTAAGCCTACAAGTAGTAAAGAGACAATCACGGGTAAGATTAAAGATGCCACAATAACTGTTGACTACGGAAGTCCATCTATGAATGGTAGAAAAATTTGGGGCGAATTAGTGCCATTTGACAAAATTTGGCGTGCTGGTGCAAATGATGCAACCACATTTGAAACAGATAAAGATATAACTGTGCAAGGTTCTAAACTGCCAGCTGGAAAGTATTCCTTTTTTATTATTCCAAATGAAAAAGAATGTACAATCATTTTTAATAAAGTAGCCAAACAATGGGGTGCTTATAAATACAAACAAGAAGATGATCAGTTGCGAGTTGTGGTAAAAACGCAAGTTGTAAGACCTATTACCGAAAAACTAACTTATCAAATTAACGAAAATATTTTAAGTTTGAAATGGGATCATTGGTATATTCCAATACAAATTAAATAA
- a CDS encoding DUF294 nucleotidyltransferase-like domain-containing protein: MNSIAEQIADFLSEYPPFNFLGFEELSKIASDIKVVVLEKNQTLFQINDLLHDSFYVVASGVINLSVISDSEETLLNKCAPGDIFGLRPFFAKNNYMMTAKSREEAIVYAIPIVSFRPFVANNPEVLNFLLESFAVNTRNPKDKENLIGKLISDNVFYSDQQSEMQYFQSLTYNINPLKTTVNITIQDVAQQMTASLTNNILICENDYPIGIVTDTDMRTKIATGRFPITVTIDKIMSSPVVTVLENVSLAEAQLLMLKNNVTHLCVTQDGTDRSYVKGVISEHDLIVAQANSPGVLIKEIKRSQTPKELKQIRDRVTDLIQKSITKNVPLSHIFNITSEINLALLKRAVELSILDLGSPPARFAWLGIGSQGRKEQLLLTDQDSILIFEDVAADKYRDVKDYFLKLGKKTTATLEKIGYSSCPNGHMGSNMLWCKSLTDWIKQYDNWMNTPGENSADLSSIFFDYEIIFGEQKIEDAISSVIFKNVKNSTLFFDFLGNDALRDNSPLTFFKKFNVVEEGEHKDQFDIKTRALMPLIDGARLFCLSFEIKGINNTFQRFKQLSIADPKHAETYLNCAEAFLTLSKFRTLEGLKNDSDGQYIKLEELSKIDKEKLKNALAPMRDLEELIKSKFQLTQFS, from the coding sequence ATGAATTCAATTGCTGAGCAAATTGCTGACTTTTTAAGTGAATATCCACCTTTTAATTTTTTAGGATTTGAAGAACTTTCGAAAATAGCGAGTGATATAAAAGTTGTTGTTTTAGAAAAAAATCAAACTTTATTTCAAATAAATGATTTGCTTCATGATAGTTTTTATGTAGTAGCTTCGGGCGTAATTAATTTATCTGTTATTTCAGATTCTGAAGAGACTTTGTTAAATAAGTGTGCTCCTGGAGACATTTTTGGTCTAAGACCATTTTTTGCTAAAAATAACTATATGATGACGGCTAAATCTAGAGAGGAAGCTATTGTATATGCCATCCCAATTGTTTCATTTAGACCTTTTGTAGCCAATAATCCAGAGGTATTAAATTTTTTACTAGAAAGTTTTGCTGTTAACACTAGAAATCCAAAAGACAAAGAAAATTTAATAGGTAAGTTAATTTCTGATAATGTTTTTTATTCTGATCAACAATCAGAAATGCAATATTTCCAATCATTGACCTACAATATAAATCCGTTAAAAACGACTGTAAACATTACCATTCAGGATGTAGCACAACAAATGACAGCTTCTTTAACTAACAACATCTTGATTTGTGAAAATGATTACCCTATTGGTATTGTTACAGATACTGATATGCGAACCAAGATAGCTACAGGCAGATTTCCCATCACAGTTACTATTGACAAGATCATGTCTTCACCAGTAGTTACTGTACTTGAAAATGTATCACTTGCCGAAGCGCAATTATTAATGCTAAAAAACAATGTTACTCACTTGTGTGTGACTCAAGATGGCACAGACAGATCTTATGTAAAAGGCGTAATTAGTGAGCACGATTTAATAGTAGCACAAGCAAATAGTCCTGGAGTACTTATTAAAGAAATCAAACGCAGTCAAACTCCTAAAGAACTGAAACAAATTAGAGATAGAGTTACTGATTTGATACAAAAATCTATCACTAAAAACGTGCCTTTGTCTCATATTTTTAATATAACTAGTGAGATTAATTTGGCTTTACTAAAACGTGCTGTTGAATTGTCAATTTTAGATTTAGGCTCTCCTCCTGCCCGTTTTGCTTGGTTAGGTATAGGGAGTCAAGGTAGAAAAGAGCAATTATTACTTACAGATCAGGATAGTATTTTAATTTTTGAAGATGTAGCTGCTGATAAGTACCGAGATGTAAAAGATTATTTCTTGAAATTAGGAAAAAAGACTACCGCAACCCTTGAAAAAATAGGATACTCATCCTGTCCTAATGGACACATGGGTAGTAATATGTTGTGGTGTAAATCATTGACAGACTGGATAAAACAATATGATAACTGGATGAATACTCCAGGTGAAAACAGCGCTGATTTGAGTAGTATATTTTTTGATTATGAAATCATTTTTGGAGAACAAAAAATAGAAGATGCAATTAGTTCAGTAATATTTAAAAATGTCAAAAACAGTACCCTTTTCTTTGATTTTCTAGGGAATGATGCCTTGAGAGACAATTCTCCTTTAACATTTTTCAAGAAATTTAATGTAGTAGAAGAAGGTGAACATAAAGATCAATTTGATATTAAAACCCGTGCTCTTATGCCTTTAATAGATGGTGCTAGATTGTTTTGTTTATCTTTTGAAATAAAAGGAATTAACAATACATTCCAGCGTTTTAAACAATTGTCAATAGCTGATCCCAAGCATGCTGAAACGTATTTGAACTGCGCCGAAGCTTTTCTTACTTTATCTAAATTTAGAACTCTTGAAGGGTTGAAAAATGATTCTGATGGACAATACATTAAACTTGAAGAATTATCAAAAATTGACAAGGAAAAATTAAAAAATGCTCTCGCTCCTATGCGCGATTTAGAGGAATTAATAAAAAGTAAATTTCAACTTACACAATTTTCATAG
- a CDS encoding multidrug effflux MFS transporter, protein MKVQNVMSRSQYIKLILILGSLTALGPFSIDMYLPGFAGIAKDLNTTVANVSLTLSSYFIGISAGQLLYGPLLDRFGRKKPLFIGMLVYILASLGCVFVTDIDTFIGLRFIQAIGSCGATVASVSMVRDLFPVKDIPKVFSMLMLVVGLSPMLAPTIGGYITEDFGWHTVFFILMCMGILILIAALLGLPNTFVPDTTISLKPKPIVTGFISILKVSQFYTYAFAGAIAFSGLFTYVAASPIIFMDIYKVDAKTYGWIFAFMSLSFISASQLNSLLLRRFRSDQMIIGALVVQSIISIVFLFLALKGLLGLYETIAMLFIFLACLGISNPNTAGLTLAPFEKNAGSASALMGAIQLGLGAMASFAVGLFVKNSILPMVFILTTSTIIALIILILGKKRIKKTSTPSV, encoded by the coding sequence ATGAAGGTACAAAATGTAATGTCTCGTTCACAATACATCAAATTAATACTTATTCTAGGATCTCTAACAGCCCTTGGTCCATTTTCAATTGACATGTACCTACCCGGATTTGCGGGTATAGCAAAAGATTTAAATACCACTGTGGCCAATGTTTCCTTGACATTATCCAGTTATTTTATAGGCATATCAGCAGGTCAACTATTATATGGGCCATTATTAGACCGTTTTGGTCGAAAAAAACCTTTATTCATAGGAATGTTGGTTTATATTTTAGCTTCGTTAGGCTGCGTATTTGTTACTGATATTGACACTTTTATTGGACTACGATTTATACAAGCCATAGGTAGTTGTGGCGCAACAGTAGCATCTGTATCAATGGTTAGGGATTTATTTCCTGTGAAAGATATTCCTAAAGTATTTTCAATGTTAATGCTGGTAGTTGGGCTTTCGCCAATGCTAGCGCCTACTATAGGCGGTTATATCACTGAAGATTTTGGCTGGCATACCGTTTTTTTTATTTTGATGTGTATGGGGATTTTAATTTTAATTGCTGCATTGCTTGGCTTACCCAATACTTTTGTGCCTGACACTACTATTTCCTTAAAACCTAAACCTATTGTTACTGGATTTATCTCAATACTTAAAGTATCACAATTTTATACCTATGCGTTTGCAGGAGCAATTGCTTTCTCTGGGTTGTTTACTTATGTGGCTGCCTCTCCTATTATTTTTATGGACATTTATAAGGTAGATGCGAAAACGTATGGTTGGATATTTGCTTTTATGTCTTTGAGCTTTATTAGCGCAAGCCAATTGAATTCCTTGTTACTGAGAAGATTTAGAAGTGATCAAATGATAATAGGTGCTTTGGTAGTGCAATCAATAATCTCTATTGTATTTTTATTTCTTGCTCTCAAGGGTTTATTAGGTTTGTATGAAACCATAGCTATGCTTTTTATTTTCTTGGCTTGTTTAGGAATTTCTAATCCAAATACTGCGGGACTGACTCTTGCTCCTTTTGAAAAAAATGCTGGAAGTGCCTCTGCATTAATGGGCGCTATTCAGTTAGGTTTGGGTGCGATGGCATCGTTTGCGGTAGGTTTATTTGTAAAGAATTCAATTTTACCTATGGTTTTTATCTTAACCACTTCTACGATAATTGCACTAATAATCTTGATTTTAGGCAAAAAAAGAATAAAAAAAACTAGTACACCCTCTGTTTAA